One genomic region from Terriglobus aquaticus encodes:
- a CDS encoding M24 family metallopeptidase, which produces MNLDAIQSALRDASLDGWLFYDHHGRDRLSYRILGLPANAHVTRRWWYFVPAQGTPRKLVHRIESGRLDTLPGDKTSYSTWQEMEAGVQAMLQGATRIAMQYSPRNAVMYIGLLDAGTHEMLTSLGKQIVSSADLVSRFEAVLTPQQIASHYRAQQAIDAILEEGWQEIGRRVRAGSPEADEVSMVQFLQARIAEAGLVTEHGPNVSVGPNAADSHYEPTPASSRRIERGSFVLIDIWGKVADDPSAVWYDITWCGVVDREPTPRETEIFEAVRDARDAAIALVQQRFAAGEPIAGWEADRAARAVIQQRGFGEWFTHRTGHNIGTELHGAGAHLDDFESHDERRILPDTCFSVEPGIYLPGEFGVRLEVDMIPSAGEARVTGRVQRELVRI; this is translated from the coding sequence ATGAATCTCGACGCCATCCAGAGCGCTCTGCGCGACGCCAGCCTCGACGGGTGGCTCTTCTATGACCACCACGGCCGCGACCGGCTCAGCTATCGCATCCTGGGCCTGCCGGCCAACGCCCATGTGACGCGCCGCTGGTGGTACTTCGTTCCGGCGCAGGGCACGCCGCGCAAGCTGGTGCATCGCATCGAATCCGGCCGGCTGGACACCCTGCCCGGCGACAAGACCAGCTACTCAACCTGGCAGGAGATGGAGGCAGGCGTGCAAGCCATGCTGCAGGGTGCGACGCGCATTGCGATGCAGTACTCGCCGCGCAACGCGGTCATGTACATCGGCCTGCTCGACGCCGGAACCCACGAGATGCTCACGAGCTTGGGTAAGCAGATCGTCAGCTCTGCCGACCTGGTCAGCCGCTTTGAGGCGGTGCTGACGCCGCAGCAGATCGCCTCGCACTACCGGGCGCAGCAAGCCATCGACGCGATCCTCGAAGAGGGTTGGCAGGAGATCGGTCGTCGCGTCCGCGCCGGCTCGCCCGAGGCGGACGAGGTCAGCATGGTCCAGTTCCTGCAGGCACGCATAGCCGAAGCCGGCCTGGTCACGGAGCATGGCCCCAACGTTTCCGTCGGGCCCAACGCCGCGGACTCGCACTACGAGCCCACGCCGGCATCGTCCCGCCGCATCGAGCGCGGCTCGTTTGTGCTGATCGACATCTGGGGTAAGGTCGCGGACGACCCCTCGGCCGTCTGGTACGACATCACCTGGTGCGGCGTGGTCGACCGCGAGCCGACCCCGCGCGAAACCGAGATCTTCGAAGCAGTCCGCGACGCGCGGGACGCGGCGATTGCTCTGGTTCAGCAGCGGTTCGCCGCAGGCGAGCCGATCGCGGGCTGGGAAGCCGACCGCGCCGCGCGCGCAGTCATACAACAGCGCGGTTTTGGCGAATGGTTCACTCACCGCACCGGCCACAACATCGGCACAGAGCTGCACGGCGCCGGCGCGCATCTGGACGACTTCGAGTCGCACGACGAACGCCGCATCCTGCCGGACACCTGCTTCTCCGTGGAGCCCGGCATCTACCTGCCCGGCGAGTTCGGCGTTCGCCTGGAAGTCGACATGATCCCGTCTGCGGGTGAGGCTCGGGTGACCGGCCGTGTGCAGCGGGAACTCGTGCGCATTTAG
- a CDS encoding GNAT family N-acetyltransferase, whose amino-acid sequence MLDAYDIRDLRLHPGRDLRTLLTEESAVWRRDLLWDYSGSIELLMGYLDQRILPGFVAIERRTGQVHGYTFAVFESQKAVVGDLFAYGPRRLELQRGLLRHLLPMLQHTPGVERVESQLLVTPEDLQPGFTEAGFRSYPRLFMQAALPDQRELIPSGSLVRSDEEPTPELGSLRLRRWTAPMYQPAADLIHRAYVGHGDTEINDQYRTVQGCMRFLHNIVRFPGCGTFTPEHTWVLVDERSGELDGLLLTTRVESNTTHIPQLCLAPRRRGRGLGRMMMRHAATELARAGQRTVTLTVTEANTSAMHLYRDLGFTPRHRFHAAVWWK is encoded by the coding sequence GTGCTCGACGCATACGACATCCGAGACCTGCGCCTGCACCCGGGGCGCGACCTGCGCACCCTGCTGACAGAAGAGAGTGCGGTCTGGCGCCGGGACCTTCTGTGGGACTACTCGGGCTCCATTGAGCTTCTGATGGGCTACCTGGACCAGCGCATTCTGCCAGGGTTCGTCGCGATCGAGCGGCGCACGGGACAGGTGCATGGCTACACCTTTGCCGTGTTTGAGTCGCAGAAGGCAGTGGTCGGCGACCTGTTCGCCTACGGCCCGCGCCGCCTGGAGCTGCAGCGCGGCCTGCTGCGCCACCTGTTGCCCATGCTGCAGCACACGCCCGGCGTGGAACGCGTGGAATCGCAACTGCTGGTCACCCCCGAGGATCTGCAACCCGGCTTTACCGAGGCTGGATTTCGCAGCTATCCCCGCCTCTTCATGCAGGCCGCGCTCCCGGACCAGCGCGAACTGATTCCTAGCGGCAGCCTGGTGCGATCAGACGAGGAACCAACGCCGGAGCTGGGCAGCCTGCGCCTGCGGCGGTGGACCGCTCCCATGTACCAGCCCGCGGCAGACCTGATTCACCGCGCCTACGTGGGCCACGGTGACACGGAGATCAACGACCAGTACCGCACCGTGCAGGGGTGCATGCGATTCCTGCACAACATCGTCCGCTTCCCGGGCTGCGGCACCTTTACGCCGGAGCACACCTGGGTGCTGGTGGATGAACGCTCAGGAGAACTGGACGGCCTGCTGCTGACCACGCGCGTGGAGTCCAACACCACTCACATTCCGCAGTTGTGCCTTGCTCCGCGACGCCGTGGCCGCGGCCTGGGCCGGATGATGATGCGCCACGCTGCAACCGAGCTGGCGCGTGCCGGGCAGCGCACCGTGACGCTGACCGTAACCGAGGCAAACACGAGCGCCATGCATCTGTACCGTGACCTTGGCTTTACGCCGCGGCACCGCTTTCACGCGGCTGTCTGGTGGAAGTAG
- a CDS encoding ArnT family glycosyltransferase: MYHAGTTATRELLVLCSLTALLLFYGLVPVRVGRLQISRAEMGLVGADEPRYAQIAAEMLQAHSAGCHAVHARVFPHSLRIEDLRASAKCLEAGFVTPILYGHPWLEKPALYYWRTMSFFKEFGVHDWVARLPSATGAFAMVFLIFLHMRRFRPGGHLDAALITASAVAIVAFARGASTDMQLAAPFAIGMLGWYAWYETGKKFWLFDLYFFGALAVLAKGPVAIFLGGCIIVLFVGLRREWQVLRRMFWWPGMLLFLLLVLPWYIAVQLRNPNFWHFFLFEQNLERFASNRYQHHQNPFFYVLVLMVALMPWTVVSLRALWDAFQTARAEWRVRYLPGRYLGHQRTGDAFPEFLVLWAIFPVIFFSFSGSKLPGYILPAIPPITILTGDYLFRARKRPLSMPTLVLHGIAAGAMAFVLMLSPQYMIFQKLVPPAKTITVTALIAALFAGNIVFTVRRFGLRYLRSVTLIPVVAMLFWLLHTNGWLLDANYSARPMAQEIARRAPGVDILVSHRIRRDMDYGLCFYRQQPLRHYIPQPSVTEKQWVITGIPNEEHILVLRDDDLQALPKLLPGRTYEPLLINEWQGLAVYRVAARR; this comes from the coding sequence GTGTACCACGCTGGAACCACTGCCACACGGGAGCTGCTGGTTCTGTGCTCGCTTACGGCGCTGCTGCTGTTTTACGGGCTGGTGCCGGTGCGCGTGGGGCGCCTGCAGATCTCGCGGGCAGAGATGGGCCTGGTGGGCGCCGACGAGCCGCGCTACGCGCAGATTGCGGCAGAGATGCTGCAGGCGCACTCTGCGGGCTGCCACGCCGTGCATGCCCGCGTCTTCCCCCATTCGCTTCGCATTGAGGACCTGAGGGCCAGCGCGAAGTGCCTGGAGGCGGGCTTCGTCACACCCATCCTGTACGGCCATCCCTGGCTGGAGAAGCCAGCGCTGTATTACTGGCGCACTATGAGCTTCTTCAAGGAGTTCGGCGTGCACGACTGGGTCGCGCGGCTACCCAGCGCCACCGGCGCCTTTGCCATGGTGTTCCTGATCTTCCTGCACATGCGGCGATTCCGTCCGGGCGGGCACCTGGACGCGGCGCTAATCACGGCGTCGGCCGTTGCAATCGTGGCGTTCGCGCGCGGCGCCTCCACGGACATGCAACTGGCGGCGCCCTTCGCCATCGGCATGCTGGGCTGGTACGCCTGGTACGAGACGGGCAAGAAGTTCTGGCTGTTTGACCTGTACTTTTTCGGCGCGCTGGCCGTGCTGGCGAAGGGGCCCGTCGCCATCTTCCTGGGCGGCTGCATCATTGTGCTCTTTGTCGGCCTGAGGCGCGAGTGGCAGGTGCTGCGGCGCATGTTCTGGTGGCCGGGCATGCTCCTGTTCCTCCTGCTGGTGCTGCCGTGGTACATCGCGGTGCAGCTCCGGAACCCGAACTTCTGGCATTTCTTCCTGTTTGAGCAGAACCTGGAACGGTTCGCCAGCAACCGCTACCAGCACCACCAGAACCCCTTCTTCTATGTGCTGGTGTTGATGGTGGCGCTGATGCCATGGACGGTTGTCTCGCTGCGGGCGCTGTGGGACGCATTCCAGACCGCGCGCGCGGAGTGGCGCGTGCGCTACCTGCCCGGGCGCTACCTGGGTCACCAGCGCACCGGGGATGCCTTCCCGGAATTCCTGGTGCTTTGGGCGATCTTCCCGGTGATCTTCTTTTCGTTCTCGGGGTCCAAGCTACCGGGCTATATCCTGCCTGCCATTCCACCGATCACCATCCTTACGGGTGACTACCTGTTTCGCGCTCGGAAACGGCCCCTCTCCATGCCGACGCTGGTGCTGCACGGCATAGCCGCGGGTGCGATGGCGTTTGTGCTGATGCTGTCGCCGCAGTACATGATCTTCCAGAAGCTGGTACCGCCTGCCAAGACCATCACTGTCACGGCGCTGATCGCGGCATTGTTCGCGGGGAATATCGTCTTTACGGTGCGACGGTTTGGCCTTCGATACCTGCGCAGCGTCACGCTGATTCCGGTGGTCGCCATGCTGTTCTGGCTCCTGCATACGAATGGCTGGCTGCTGGATGCGAACTACTCCGCCCGGCCCATGGCGCAGGAGATTGCTCGGCGCGCTCCGGGCGTGGACATCCTGGTGTCGCACCGCATCCGGCGCGACATGGATTACGGGCTTTGCTTTTACCGGCAGCAGCCGCTGCGGCATTACATTCCGCAGCCGTCGGTGACGGAGAAGCAGTGGGTCATCACGGGCATTCCGAACGAGGAGCACATTCTGGTCCTGCGCGATGACGACCTGCAGGCGTTGCCCAAGCTGCTGCCCGGCCGCACCTATGAACCGCTGCTGATCAACGAATGGCAGGGCCTGGCGGTGTACCGGGTTGCGGCACGCAGGTAG
- a CDS encoding DUF899 family protein: protein MPDPVLAPAADLAQKNTAHLPNESPEYRAARQRLLVAEIELRRKIEEVAALRRALPAGGQVPQNYTFEGSDGPVTLEQLFGEKDTLILYSYMFGPQREAPCPMCTSTLATWQTKAQDLQQRVAFAVIARSPYPRLADWKRQRGWANVPLYSDPSGEYTRAYVSAEDGDVPALNVFTRRDGVVRHFWAAEMNFDMADPGQDPRGHADIDPLWTWLDLTPEGRGGTWYPSLTYAESASSCCH from the coding sequence GTGCCTGATCCTGTCCTCGCTCCCGCCGCTGACCTCGCGCAAAAGAACACAGCGCACCTTCCTAACGAAAGCCCGGAGTACCGGGCCGCCCGTCAGCGCCTGCTAGTTGCGGAGATTGAGCTGCGCCGCAAGATTGAAGAAGTCGCCGCGCTGCGACGTGCTCTGCCGGCCGGCGGCCAGGTTCCGCAGAACTACACGTTCGAAGGGTCGGATGGGCCCGTCACGCTCGAACAGCTTTTCGGCGAGAAGGACACGCTCATCCTGTACAGCTACATGTTCGGCCCGCAGCGCGAGGCGCCGTGTCCCATGTGCACCTCCACCCTGGCGACGTGGCAGACTAAGGCGCAGGACCTGCAGCAGCGCGTCGCGTTCGCCGTGATCGCGCGCTCGCCCTACCCGCGGCTGGCGGATTGGAAGCGTCAGAGAGGCTGGGCGAATGTTCCGCTGTACTCCGACCCATCCGGCGAGTACACCCGCGCTTACGTCAGCGCGGAGGATGGCGACGTCCCAGCGCTGAATGTGTTCACCCGGCGCGATGGTGTCGTGCGCCATTTCTGGGCCGCCGAGATGAACTTCGATATGGCGGATCCCGGCCAGGATCCACGCGGCCATGCCGACATCGACCCACTATGGACGTGGCTGGACCTGACGCCTGAAGGCCGCGGTGGCACTTGGTATCCGAGCCTGACGTATGCGGAGTCCGCAAGCTCCTGCTGCCACTAG
- a CDS encoding S41 family peptidase, producing MPSRTRRAALSLTVFLATCAVGGQFLNGRVNAQTASDESSLRDNLHQFTDVYSVVEQNYAEPLNGETVDKVIYDGAIPGMLHVLDPHSNFYDPKAYAQMREDQRGHYYGVGMHIQSQPDKAGVIHTMVADTFENSPAHKAGIRPGDIIVSINGASMEGKDSLAISNILKGPKGTHASIAVQREGHDQPIVFDVVRDDIPRPSVDLAYFIKPGIGYIHVTQFMETTSKEVQDALTKFGPDLNGLLIDLRGNPGGLLTEAVGMSDKFLKKGDIVVSQKGRAFPDQVYRASHGEQDDRHFPIVVLVNRNTASAAEIVSGALQDHDRALIVGETTFGKGLVQTVFQIADNTGLALTTYHYYTPSGRLIQRDYNGVSLYDYYYVRADAKPADKTNTEVKLTEAGRTVYGGGGITPDEKIEQPRSNPFELNLLQHTAFFNFTKHYLAHRDIPQNFVVDDAVLNDFKAYLKSEKIDYTDADFNTNLDWIKSNIKGSLFISQFGTNEGLHAMMDSDPQVAKALTYMPEAQALEQNALKKQQQQQASLR from the coding sequence ATGCCCTCACGAACCCGCCGCGCCGCCCTGTCACTTACCGTCTTTTTGGCCACCTGCGCGGTTGGAGGCCAGTTCCTGAATGGCCGAGTCAACGCCCAGACCGCAAGTGACGAGAGCAGCCTCCGCGACAACCTGCACCAGTTCACGGACGTGTATTCCGTAGTCGAGCAGAACTACGCCGAGCCGCTCAACGGCGAAACGGTGGACAAGGTCATCTACGACGGCGCCATTCCTGGCATGCTGCACGTTCTGGACCCGCATTCCAACTTCTACGATCCAAAGGCTTACGCGCAGATGCGCGAGGACCAGCGCGGCCACTACTACGGCGTGGGCATGCACATCCAGTCGCAGCCCGACAAGGCTGGCGTAATACACACCATGGTCGCGGATACCTTCGAGAACTCGCCCGCGCACAAAGCCGGCATCCGTCCCGGCGACATCATCGTCAGCATCAACGGCGCCTCGATGGAAGGCAAGGATTCGCTTGCCATCTCCAATATTCTGAAGGGACCCAAGGGTACCCACGCCAGCATCGCCGTGCAGCGCGAGGGCCATGATCAGCCGATCGTTTTTGATGTGGTTCGCGACGACATCCCGCGTCCGTCGGTCGACCTGGCGTACTTCATCAAGCCCGGCATCGGCTACATCCACGTGACGCAGTTCATGGAGACCACCTCGAAAGAGGTGCAGGACGCGTTGACGAAGTTCGGCCCTGACCTGAACGGCCTCTTGATCGATCTGCGCGGCAACCCCGGCGGTCTGCTGACCGAGGCGGTTGGCATGAGTGACAAGTTCCTAAAGAAGGGCGACATCGTTGTCTCGCAGAAGGGACGAGCCTTCCCGGACCAGGTCTACCGTGCCAGCCACGGCGAGCAGGACGACCGTCACTTCCCGATTGTGGTGCTGGTGAATCGCAACACCGCTTCGGCGGCTGAGATCGTGAGCGGCGCCCTGCAGGACCACGACCGTGCCCTGATCGTCGGCGAAACCACCTTTGGCAAAGGCCTGGTGCAGACTGTTTTCCAGATTGCCGACAACACCGGCCTGGCGCTAACGACGTACCACTACTACACGCCGTCCGGACGCTTGATTCAGCGCGACTACAACGGAGTTTCGCTGTACGACTACTACTACGTGCGTGCCGATGCCAAGCCGGCCGACAAGACCAATACCGAGGTCAAGCTGACCGAAGCCGGTCGCACGGTTTATGGCGGCGGCGGCATCACGCCGGACGAGAAGATCGAGCAGCCGCGCTCCAACCCCTTTGAGTTGAACCTGCTGCAGCACACGGCGTTCTTCAACTTCACCAAGCACTACCTGGCACATCGGGACATTCCGCAGAACTTTGTAGTCGATGACGCCGTTCTGAACGACTTCAAGGCATACCTGAAGTCCGAAAAGATCGACTACACCGATGCTGACTTCAACACCAACCTGGACTGGATCAAATCCAACATCAAGGGCAGCCTCTTCATCTCGCAGTTCGGCACCAATGAAGGCCTGCACGCCATGATGGACTCCGACCCGCAGGTCGCCAAGGCACTCACCTACATGCCGGAGGCGCAGGCGCTGGAGCAGAACGCGCTGAAGAAACAGCAACAGCAGCAGGCCTCGCTGCGGTAG
- the ispF gene encoding 2-C-methyl-D-erythritol 2,4-cyclodiphosphate synthase yields the protein MRIGYGFDSHAFKPGVPLILGGLPVPHTEGLAGHSDGDVLLHAITDALLGAVSAGDIGTFFPPTDDRWKGADSALFVRTALEEIATAGYRIVNLDSVLILHRPKIVPIAGEIRASVADILGIPSRNVGIKAKTPEGLNQDGVAVAHVTVLLEEIGEPEPLKTMTAEIEDPAELEVVVRSLVDEPHDMRRLGRKPPFDTDDLT from the coding sequence TTGCGGATCGGGTACGGCTTTGATTCACACGCGTTCAAACCGGGCGTACCGCTAATCCTGGGCGGCCTGCCCGTGCCACACACAGAAGGCCTGGCCGGACACTCCGACGGCGACGTCCTTCTGCACGCGATTACGGATGCCCTGTTGGGCGCAGTGTCGGCCGGCGACATCGGCACCTTCTTTCCACCCACCGACGACCGCTGGAAGGGCGCAGACTCCGCTCTGTTTGTGCGTACCGCCCTGGAAGAGATCGCGACCGCGGGCTATCGCATCGTGAACCTCGATTCGGTACTCATCCTGCACCGTCCCAAGATCGTGCCGATCGCGGGCGAGATCCGCGCCAGCGTTGCCGATATCCTCGGCATTCCGTCCCGAAACGTAGGCATTAAGGCCAAGACGCCGGAAGGCCTGAACCAGGACGGCGTGGCGGTCGCGCATGTAACCGTTCTGCTGGAAGAGATCGGTGAACCGGAGCCGCTGAAAACCATGACAGCCGAGATAGAAGATCCGGCCGAACTGGAGGTGGTGGTGCGATCCCTCGTGGATGAACCGCACGACATGCGCCGCCTGGGCCGCAAGCCTCCTTTCGACACGGACGATCTGACGTAG
- a CDS encoding DUF6677 family protein — translation MATKAVIVPVKRTGLSPDLVLLAGWLVPGLGHVMIRKGIRGLLLFVSIVAMFAIGLLMHGKVYTPSTGDPLDILGFVGDAGAIGLWAVAKLGDLGATQLSDAFSDYGSKFIVVAGLLNVMAAVDAQSIANGRKLDR, via the coding sequence ATGGCAACCAAGGCAGTCATCGTTCCGGTCAAGCGGACCGGGCTCTCTCCGGACCTCGTGCTTCTGGCCGGCTGGCTCGTCCCCGGCCTGGGTCACGTGATGATCCGCAAGGGAATCCGCGGTCTGCTGCTGTTTGTTTCCATCGTCGCCATGTTCGCGATTGGCCTCCTGATGCACGGCAAGGTGTACACGCCGAGCACGGGCGACCCGCTGGACATCCTTGGCTTTGTCGGCGACGCCGGCGCCATCGGCCTATGGGCGGTGGCTAAGCTGGGCGACCTGGGCGCAACGCAGCTCAGCGATGCGTTCTCCGACTACGGGTCCAAGTTCATCGTGGTCGCGGGCCTGTTGAACGTGATGGCCGCAGTGGACGCGCAATCCATCGCCAACGGCAGAAAGCTGGACCGCTAA